In Caldicellulosiruptor obsidiansis OB47, a single window of DNA contains:
- a CDS encoding M48 family metallopeptidase, which translates to MLDIKIEKIIRSNRKTIALQITENNTLIVKAPINVDEKTIWDIVQKHKKWIEKRKKEIEARDPKALPKEFVSGEGFLYLGRYYKLHIVEDQDVPLKFENGFYLSRSALKDAKNVFIDWYKKAAYEKILERVNWWAQKRGFKYNKVNITNAQRRWGSCSAKGNLNFSWRLIMAPLQVIDYVVVHELVHLEEKNHGKNFWTKVKLLMPDYKKHEDWLKKNGYLLNL; encoded by the coding sequence ATGCTAGATATTAAAATTGAAAAAATCATACGCTCAAATAGAAAAACTATAGCTTTGCAAATAACAGAAAATAACACACTCATAGTCAAAGCTCCGATCAATGTGGATGAAAAAACAATATGGGATATTGTTCAGAAACATAAAAAGTGGATCGAAAAGAGAAAGAAAGAGATAGAAGCAAGAGATCCCAAAGCCTTGCCAAAAGAATTTGTCAGCGGAGAAGGATTTTTATACCTTGGCAGATATTATAAACTGCACATAGTAGAAGACCAGGATGTTCCACTCAAATTTGAAAATGGGTTTTATCTGTCAAGAAGTGCTTTAAAAGATGCAAAAAATGTATTTATAGATTGGTACAAAAAAGCTGCCTATGAGAAGATTCTTGAGAGAGTAAACTGGTGGGCTCAAAAAAGAGGTTTTAAATACAACAAGGTAAATATAACAAATGCGCAGAGAAGATGGGGTTCTTGCTCTGCAAAAGGCAACTTAAACTTTTCCTGGCGGCTCATTATGGCACCGCTGCAGGTAATAGACTATGTTGTTGTTCATGAGCTTGTTCACTTAGAAGAGAAAAATCATGGGAAAAATTTTTGGACAAAGGTAAAACTGCTCATGCCTGATTATAAAAAACATGAGGATTGGCTGAAGAAAAATGGGTATTTGTTGAATTTATAG
- a CDS encoding DUF6941 family protein codes for MAKVGWGHFCDYAFFDQENKVCLIGIFKYILTQHVPVQHTRCAFVFQVIGEPNENVKIELKLMRPDGREPLLNLKHPGFLLSPTGEAIHIIGLDNLLLPDYGPYEMEVFLNDKYEDGFIFEVRRT; via the coding sequence ATGGCAAAAGTTGGTTGGGGACATTTTTGTGATTATGCTTTTTTTGATCAGGAAAATAAAGTTTGCCTGATAGGAATTTTTAAATATATTTTAACTCAACATGTGCCTGTTCAACATACAAGATGTGCCTTTGTGTTTCAGGTGATAGGTGAACCCAATGAAAATGTAAAAATTGAATTAAAACTAATGCGACCTGACGGCAGAGAACCACTCTTAAATTTAAAACACCCTGGCTTTTTATTAAGTCCAACAGGTGAGGCAATACATATTATAGGTCTTGATAATTTACTATTACCAGATTATGGTCCCTATGAAATGGAAGTGTTTTTGAATGATAAATACGAAGATGGTTTTATTTTTGAGGTTCGTCGAACCTGA
- the serS gene encoding serine--tRNA ligase — protein sequence MLDLKYIRANPEKVQEGLSKRNKDISIAPILELDEKRRKLLAEVESLKALQNQKSKEVPKLKKEGKDVTGLMNELKELSDKIKELDSKVKDVEDEIEKILLTIPNIPHESVPVGKDDTENVEVRRWGEVREPDFIIKPHWEIGVNLGILDFERASKVSGSRFTFYRGLGARLERALINFMLDLHIEKHGYTELFPPFLVARKSMIGTGQLPKFEEDAFKTTDDYFLIPTAEVPVTNYHREEILKEEDLPIKYVAYSACFRAEAGAAGKDTRGLIRQHQFNKVELVKFAKPEDSYDELEKLTADAEDVLRELGLPYRVVLLCSGDLGFSSAKTYDIEVWMPSYGRYVEISSCSNFESYQARRANIRFRRKDGKLDYVHTLNGSGLAVGRTLAAILENFQQKDGTVVVPEVLRRYMGTDVIK from the coding sequence ATGCTTGATTTAAAATATATAAGGGCAAACCCGGAAAAGGTCCAGGAAGGGCTTTCTAAAAGAAACAAAGACATTTCAATTGCGCCTATTTTAGAGCTTGATGAAAAAAGAAGAAAGCTTTTGGCTGAGGTTGAAAGCCTGAAAGCTCTGCAGAATCAAAAATCTAAAGAGGTTCCAAAGCTTAAAAAGGAAGGTAAAGATGTAACAGGTCTTATGAATGAGCTAAAAGAGCTGTCTGATAAGATTAAAGAATTAGATAGCAAGGTTAAAGATGTTGAAGATGAGATAGAAAAGATTTTGCTCACCATTCCAAACATACCTCATGAGTCTGTGCCAGTTGGTAAAGACGATACAGAAAATGTTGAAGTAAGGCGCTGGGGTGAGGTAAGAGAACCTGATTTTATAATAAAGCCTCATTGGGAAATTGGTGTAAATCTTGGAATTTTAGATTTTGAAAGAGCTTCAAAAGTGTCAGGGAGCCGTTTTACTTTCTATAGAGGACTTGGTGCAAGACTTGAGAGAGCTTTGATTAACTTTATGCTTGACCTTCACATTGAAAAGCATGGCTATACTGAACTATTTCCGCCTTTTTTGGTTGCGAGAAAGTCTATGATAGGCACAGGACAGCTTCCCAAATTTGAAGAGGATGCATTTAAGACAACAGATGATTACTTTTTGATACCAACAGCAGAAGTTCCTGTTACAAACTACCACAGAGAAGAGATATTAAAAGAAGAAGATCTTCCGATAAAATATGTTGCGTATTCTGCATGTTTCAGGGCAGAGGCGGGTGCAGCCGGCAAAGACACAAGAGGGCTTATTCGTCAGCATCAATTTAACAAGGTTGAGCTTGTGAAGTTTGCGAAGCCAGAAGATTCTTATGATGAGCTTGAAAAACTCACAGCTGATGCAGAGGATGTTTTAAGGGAATTAGGACTTCCTTACAGGGTTGTACTTCTTTGCTCAGGTGATTTAGGATTTTCTTCTGCAAAGACATACGACATTGAAGTCTGGATGCCAAGCTATGGAAGATATGTTGAGATTTCTTCTTGTTCAAACTTTGAAAGCTATCAAGCACGAAGGGCAAATATCAGATTCAGAAGGAAGGATGGAAAACTTGACTATGTTCATACGCTAAACGGCTCAGGACTTGCTGTAGGAAGGACTTTGGCAGCAATACTTGAAAATTTCCAGCAAAAAGATGGAACAGTAGTTGTTCCAGAGGTTTTGAGAAGGTATATGGGTACAGATGTGATAAAATGA
- a CDS encoding TVP38/TMEM64 family protein produces the protein MNRKNLSIVLNIVAIAGFILLATVVAIRYSHFIVNIVSNPQKFKNWVLSFGHLGVLVFILIQILQVIISAIPGEAVQISGGYLYGTLLGTVYSLIGIMIGSVCVFYITRLLGYSLVRKIVSEEKLKKFYLLINSPKGEIALFLLFLIPGLPKDILTYIAGLSPIKPLRFFAIVAIARLPGIFFSSYIGSSIEEKNYTIAIIVSALAFILFVLGVVYKDNIIKTIHNFIHKKGSSNL, from the coding sequence GTGAACAGGAAAAATCTTTCAATTGTCTTAAATATCGTTGCAATTGCAGGATTTATTTTACTGGCAACAGTAGTAGCTATAAGATATTCTCATTTTATTGTAAATATCGTCTCAAATCCGCAGAAATTCAAAAACTGGGTTTTATCTTTTGGACATCTTGGTGTGCTTGTTTTTATCCTCATTCAAATTCTTCAAGTTATTATTTCTGCTATTCCAGGTGAAGCTGTTCAAATCTCTGGTGGTTATCTTTATGGTACGCTTCTTGGCACAGTTTACTCGCTAATTGGAATCATGATAGGCTCTGTATGTGTATTTTATATAACAAGGCTTTTAGGATATAGTCTTGTGAGGAAAATTGTCTCAGAAGAAAAGCTTAAGAAATTTTATTTACTTATCAACTCTCCAAAAGGAGAAATAGCTCTATTTTTACTCTTTTTGATACCCGGACTTCCAAAAGATATTCTCACATACATTGCTGGACTTTCACCAATAAAACCGCTGAGATTTTTTGCGATTGTTGCTATTGCAAGACTACCAGGAATATTTTTTTCATCATATATTGGAAGCAGCATTGAAGAAAAAAACTATACAATAGCAATTATAGTTTCTGCTTTAGCTTTTATTTTGTTTGTATTGGGTGTTGTATATAAAGATAATATCATAAAAACAATTCATAATTTTATACACAAAAAAGGTAGCAGCAATCTTTAA
- a CDS encoding 2-oxoacid:acceptor oxidoreductase family protein yields the protein MGKMIEIRWHGRGGQGAKTASLLLAEAAFNTGKYVQGFPEYGPERMGAPITAYNRISDEKITIHSNIYEPDYVVVVDETLIGSVDVTKGLKKDGAIIVNTSKSPEEVKKMLGDFDGKVYTIDARKISMECLGKYFPNIPVLGAVIKVTGIIPEEEAIKDMEGSLRHKFATKPDVIEGNLKAFVRGMQEVQG from the coding sequence ATGGGCAAGATGATTGAGATAAGATGGCACGGCCGAGGTGGCCAGGGTGCAAAGACAGCTTCACTTCTTTTAGCTGAAGCTGCTTTCAACACAGGCAAATACGTTCAAGGTTTTCCTGAGTATGGTCCAGAGCGAATGGGTGCTCCTATCACAGCTTACAACAGGATAAGCGATGAGAAGATTACAATTCACAGTAATATTTATGAACCTGACTATGTAGTTGTTGTGGATGAAACATTAATCGGAAGTGTTGATGTAACAAAAGGGCTCAAAAAAGATGGTGCAATAATTGTCAACACTTCAAAGTCTCCTGAAGAAGTAAAGAAGATGCTTGGGGATTTTGATGGAAAGGTTTACACAATTGACGCAAGAAAGATTTCAATGGAGTGTTTAGGTAAGTATTTCCCGAACATCCCTGTTCTTGGAGCAGTTATAAAGGTAACAGGCATTATTCCTGAAGAAGAAGCTATAAAAGATATGGAAGGGTCGCTTCGTCACAAGTTTGCAACAAAACCAGATGTGATAGAGGGTAACCTCAAAGCGTTTGTTAGAGGAATGCAGGAGGTGCAAGGATAA
- a CDS encoding 4Fe-4S binding protein produces the protein MRKMKITEDVTWKEITPAGVIIDPGNAEDFKTGDWRTMRPVWHEDKCKQCLFCFYVCPDSSIKVENGKMVGVDYDHCKGCGVCTEVCPFKAFDFVEEKK, from the coding sequence ATGAGAAAGATGAAAATAACAGAAGATGTTACATGGAAGGAAATAACACCGGCAGGTGTAATCATTGACCCGGGTAATGCAGAGGACTTTAAAACAGGCGATTGGAGAACAATGAGACCTGTTTGGCATGAAGATAAGTGCAAGCAGTGTTTGTTCTGCTTCTATGTATGTCCAGATTCATCAATAAAGGTTGAAAATGGGAAGATGGTCGGAGTTGACTATGACCACTGTAAAGGTTGCGGGGTTTGTACAGAGGTTTGTCCATTTAAGGCTTTTGACTTTGTAGAGGAGAAGAAATAA
- the porA gene encoding 2-ketoisovalerate ferredoxin oxidoreductase subunit alpha codes for MAIRDRLSGNEAIAFAMKQINPDVVAAFPITPSTEVPQYFSQFVANGEVDTEFVAVESEHSAMSACIGASAAGARTMTATSSQGLALMWEMLYIAASMRLPIVMAVINRALSGPINIHNDHSDSMGARDSGWIQIYCENNQEAYDSLIQAIRIAEHKDVRLPVMVCYDGFITSHAVENIELLEDELVKKFVGEYNPEFYLLNEQNPISMGPLDLPPYYFEHKRQQAEAMKNAKKVVLEIADEFASLTGRKYGLFESYKLDDAEVAIVVMNSTAGTAKAVVDEYRSKGYKVGLLKPRLFRPFPVDEIVAALKHLKAVAIMDKVDGFNAAGGPLFTEITSALYGRADGIKAINYIYGLGGRDVKTDDIAKVYDRLLDIVKTGNVGEVYNYIGVRE; via the coding sequence ATGGCTATTCGTGATAGACTTTCTGGTAATGAAGCGATAGCTTTTGCGATGAAACAGATAAACCCTGATGTTGTTGCAGCTTTTCCAATTACACCTTCAACTGAAGTTCCACAGTATTTTTCTCAGTTTGTTGCAAACGGGGAAGTAGATACAGAATTTGTTGCTGTTGAGTCTGAGCACAGCGCAATGAGCGCATGTATAGGTGCATCAGCAGCAGGTGCAAGGACTATGACAGCCACATCCTCACAAGGTCTTGCACTTATGTGGGAGATGCTTTATATTGCAGCGTCAATGAGACTTCCAATTGTTATGGCAGTTATAAACAGAGCTCTTTCTGGTCCTATTAATATTCACAACGACCATTCAGATTCAATGGGTGCAAGAGACAGTGGCTGGATTCAGATTTACTGCGAAAACAACCAGGAAGCTTACGACTCTTTGATTCAGGCAATAAGAATTGCTGAGCACAAGGATGTAAGACTTCCTGTGATGGTTTGCTATGACGGATTTATTACAAGCCATGCTGTTGAAAATATAGAGCTTTTAGAAGATGAGCTTGTAAAGAAGTTTGTAGGTGAATACAATCCAGAGTTTTATCTTTTGAACGAGCAAAACCCAATTTCAATGGGTCCATTAGACTTACCGCCTTACTACTTTGAACACAAAAGACAGCAAGCTGAAGCTATGAAAAATGCTAAAAAGGTTGTACTTGAGATTGCAGACGAGTTTGCTTCCTTGACAGGAAGAAAGTATGGTCTTTTCGAAAGCTACAAGCTTGACGATGCAGAGGTTGCAATAGTTGTAATGAACTCCACAGCAGGAACTGCAAAGGCTGTTGTTGATGAGTATAGAAGCAAAGGATACAAGGTAGGTCTTTTAAAACCAAGACTATTCAGACCATTCCCTGTTGATGAGATTGTAGCAGCTCTTAAGCATTTGAAGGCTGTTGCTATAATGGATAAGGTTGATGGATTTAACGCAGCGGGTGGTCCACTTTTCACTGAGATTACAAGTGCTCTTTATGGAAGAGCAGATGGTATAAAGGCTATCAACTATATATATGGTCTTGGTGGAAGAGACGTTAAAACAGATGATATTGCAAAGGTTTATGACAGACTTCTTGACATTGTCAAGACAGGCAATGTTGGAGAAGTTTACAACTACATTGGTGTGAGAGAATAA
- a CDS encoding thiamine pyrophosphate-dependent enzyme — translation MAYNIKELAARPERFTGGHRMCAGCGAPVAVRAILRALKPEDRAVVGVATGCLEVSSCIYPYTAWKDSFIHSAFENAAATVSGAEAAYRVLKKKGKVQGEFKFIAFGGDGGTYDIGLQSLSGAMERGHNMVYVCYDNGAYMNTGIQRSSATPLYADTTTSPQGKKLPGKMQWRKDLTEVMVAHGIPYVAQTAFITPNLKDLIEKAEKALYTDGPAFLNVLAPCPRGWRYETSKLIEISKLAVDTCFWPLYEVVNGQYRLTYKPKEKLPVVEFLKTQGRFRHLFKKGNEHLIEQIQQEVDRRWEKLLELCGEK, via the coding sequence ATGGCATACAATATAAAAGAACTTGCTGCAAGACCAGAGAGATTTACAGGTGGGCACAGAATGTGTGCTGGGTGCGGTGCACCTGTTGCTGTAAGAGCAATACTGCGCGCACTGAAACCCGAAGATAGAGCTGTTGTAGGTGTTGCAACAGGATGTTTGGAGGTTTCAAGCTGTATCTATCCATACACAGCATGGAAAGATTCATTTATTCACAGTGCATTTGAAAACGCTGCTGCAACAGTTTCTGGTGCTGAAGCTGCATATAGAGTTTTGAAGAAAAAGGGAAAAGTACAGGGAGAGTTTAAGTTTATCGCGTTTGGTGGCGACGGTGGCACATACGATATTGGTCTTCAGTCTCTTTCTGGTGCAATGGAAAGAGGGCATAACATGGTATATGTTTGTTATGACAACGGTGCTTATATGAACACAGGTATCCAGAGGTCTTCTGCAACACCACTTTATGCTGATACAACAACATCCCCACAGGGCAAAAAACTTCCAGGTAAGATGCAGTGGAGAAAAGATTTAACAGAAGTCATGGTTGCACATGGCATACCATATGTTGCGCAAACAGCATTCATTACTCCAAACCTCAAAGATTTAATTGAAAAGGCTGAAAAGGCACTTTACACAGATGGACCAGCATTTTTGAATGTTTTGGCTCCATGTCCAAGAGGTTGGAGATATGAGACCTCAAAATTAATTGAAATTTCGAAGCTTGCAGTTGATACATGTTTCTGGCCACTTTATGAAGTTGTAAATGGTCAGTACAGGCTCACTTACAAGCCAAAAGAAAAGCTTCCTGTTGTTGAGTTTTTAAAGACTCAAGGAAGGTTCAGACATCTGTTCAAAAAAGGGAATGAACACTTGATTGAACAAATTCAGCAAGAAGTTGACAGAAGATGGGAAAAGCTTTTGGAACTTTGTGGTGAGAAATAA
- the pheA gene encoding prephenate dehydratase, which translates to MKVAYLGPVGSYSYEAAKRYFDKDQELVACDTIDDVFEAVEENEVEFGVVPVENSIEGSVSTTLDYLLKSQVYIEKEIILKVEHYLCAKEEKKQILTIASHPQAFSQCHDYLRKNFKQAKLIQVSSTSYAARLCAEGEVDGAICSPFAAEQNNLKILAGPINQDNNYTRFFVITKSPNFKKGDKNKTSIIFSTYDKPGSLYKILAIFNLYDLNLTKIESRPAKTNLGEYVFFVDIEGFVDEEDVSDALKVVQRKSTFFKLLGSYSVILPDE; encoded by the coding sequence GTGAAGGTTGCATATTTAGGACCGGTCGGTTCATATTCATATGAGGCTGCAAAAAGATATTTTGATAAAGACCAGGAACTTGTTGCGTGTGATACAATAGATGATGTATTTGAAGCTGTTGAAGAAAATGAGGTTGAATTTGGAGTTGTTCCTGTTGAAAACTCCATTGAAGGAAGTGTCTCAACAACTCTTGATTATCTTTTAAAATCCCAGGTTTATATAGAAAAAGAAATAATCTTGAAGGTAGAACATTATCTTTGCGCAAAAGAGGAGAAAAAACAGATTTTAACAATTGCCTCACATCCGCAGGCGTTTTCGCAGTGCCATGACTATTTGAGAAAGAATTTTAAGCAGGCAAAACTAATACAAGTTAGCAGTACATCATATGCTGCAAGGTTGTGTGCAGAAGGTGAGGTGGATGGTGCAATCTGTTCACCTTTTGCAGCAGAGCAAAATAACCTAAAAATTTTGGCTGGACCAATAAACCAAGACAACAATTATACCAGATTTTTTGTTATAACCAAGAGCCCTAACTTTAAAAAAGGAGATAAAAACAAGACATCAATAATCTTTTCAACCTATGATAAACCGGGAAGCCTTTACAAAATTTTGGCTATTTTTAATCTTTACGATTTGAATTTAACAAAGATAGAGTCACGACCGGCAAAGACTAATCTTGGTGAATATGTTTTTTTTGTTGATATAGAAGGGTTTGTGGATGAAGAGGATGTGAGCGATGCGCTAAAGGTGGTTCAACGAAAATCTACATTTTTTAAGCTTCTAGGTTCTTATTCTGTCATTTTACCAGATGAATGA
- a CDS encoding DUF2232 domain-containing protein, whose amino-acid sequence MNKKLLNEGLILIAFGVYQVILFLLQFNPILALVGFPLYVVAVKENFVKRIAISYAISALIIMIIGKSPINLLFLLITFILPICVFLLLRVSRTIVMDFSVLTAGFLLYQVLFIKAIKILYKIDIIAQLLSILKGMFEDYFKIVGDDKLSEKLVEFLKLLMPGFVIVEAITLALVGYYFIKFVANKVRIQKEFLPFSKLFMPKEVTVGVVVFFILSLFLTNINTLYIVVSNMTIILSWLLFIQALSLIYAVIAEKISSPFIGGWLFAVLLVLSMQFLILLVFIGFLDLVFDFKKRKPKRVEL is encoded by the coding sequence ATGAACAAAAAACTTTTAAATGAAGGACTTATTTTGATTGCTTTTGGAGTCTATCAGGTTATTTTGTTTTTACTTCAGTTTAATCCCATTTTGGCTTTGGTAGGTTTTCCTCTTTATGTTGTAGCAGTAAAAGAGAATTTTGTAAAAAGGATAGCTATATCATATGCCATTTCTGCTCTGATTATCATGATTATAGGGAAATCTCCAATTAATTTACTTTTTCTGTTGATTACATTTATCTTGCCCATATGCGTATTTTTGCTTTTGCGCGTTTCAAGAACTATTGTTATGGATTTTTCAGTACTCACTGCAGGATTTTTGCTGTATCAGGTACTTTTTATAAAGGCAATAAAGATTCTTTATAAGATAGATATAATTGCTCAACTTCTTTCTATTTTAAAAGGCATGTTTGAGGATTATTTTAAAATTGTTGGTGATGATAAACTTTCAGAAAAGTTGGTTGAATTTTTGAAACTCTTGATGCCAGGGTTTGTAATTGTTGAGGCAATTACATTGGCACTTGTAGGATATTATTTTATCAAATTTGTAGCGAACAAAGTTAGAATTCAAAAGGAATTTTTACCCTTTTCAAAGCTGTTTATGCCTAAAGAAGTAACAGTTGGAGTTGTAGTATTCTTTATACTTTCTCTATTTTTGACAAATATCAATACTCTTTATATTGTTGTAAGTAACATGACAATAATTCTTTCGTGGCTTTTGTTTATTCAAGCACTTTCTTTGATATATGCAGTAATAGCCGAGAAGATTTCTTCGCCATTTATTGGAGGTTGGCTTTTTGCAGTTTTGCTTGTACTTAGTATGCAATTTTTAATTTTATTGGTATTTATAGGTTTTCTGGACCTTGTATTTGATTTTAAAAAACGAAAACCAAAGAGGGTGGAATTGTGA
- a CDS encoding DHH family phosphoesterase, producing the protein MKDKKSHFRFDFSVSQAGFILYLIFDSVILYFNIKIGLICLSLIVLFALYNFRLNRKKNKQLLEYIETLTLNIDSASKDTLLKFPFPILISEYNGDIIWYNHKFLNTVKNKKLIGRNLKDELPELYSAVLEGKSRLEKFEYEDNFFDVLVTIVEVEEGKNDKKFLNLFYFVDVTDFVLLQKKYEMQNIVFGYLTIDNYEDVLNSAPEVSKSSIISEIEKRVTDWFYNQIRSDVFLMKYERDKYLFICNKETFYKMQERRFNILEQIKEVNLYNKIIPTISCGIGIRQDSIFQAQKDAKTALDMALSRGGDQFVIFYDGKFEFYGGKTKEHEKRSKVRSRVMAQTIKEIVKHSDKIFIIGHQYFDLDCLGAAVGLSKLCLNLGKEVYIVINSYNPTIRNFLQMLLDDPQYQNIIIDQQKALKMKTKTSLLFVVDTQRTSYVDMPQMILEFEKIIVIDHHRRPTDWIEQALICYSETYASSVSELVAELLSYEGIKLKKLEAEILLAGIMIDTKGFTKNVGVRTFEVATYLRENDALPEAIKEYLKEDLDSYVLKNQLISNLQILHNNIALVIDYSQACRDNVIIAKVADELLNIKGIDASFVVCKIEDSVLISGRSNGKINVQLILEKIGGGGHLETAGARLEKISIDEAKGVLVKAIEEYINESKNS; encoded by the coding sequence GTGAAAGACAAAAAATCTCATTTTAGGTTTGATTTTTCTGTTTCGCAGGCAGGATTTATACTTTATTTAATATTTGATTCAGTAATTTTATATTTTAACATCAAGATTGGCTTGATTTGTCTTTCCTTAATTGTTTTGTTTGCCCTCTACAATTTTAGACTCAATAGAAAAAAGAATAAACAACTTTTAGAATATATAGAAACTCTAACTCTTAACATAGATTCAGCATCGAAAGATACACTTTTGAAGTTTCCATTTCCAATTCTTATTTCAGAGTACAATGGAGATATAATATGGTACAATCATAAATTTCTGAATACAGTCAAGAACAAGAAATTGATAGGCAGAAATCTTAAAGATGAACTGCCTGAGCTTTATTCAGCTGTTTTAGAGGGAAAGAGTAGACTTGAGAAGTTTGAGTATGAAGATAATTTTTTTGATGTTTTAGTAACTATTGTTGAGGTAGAAGAAGGTAAAAACGATAAGAAATTTTTAAATCTATTTTACTTTGTCGATGTTACTGATTTTGTTCTTCTTCAAAAGAAATATGAAATGCAAAATATTGTTTTTGGTTATTTGACTATTGACAACTATGAAGATGTTCTAAATTCTGCTCCAGAGGTATCTAAATCTTCTATTATTTCTGAGATAGAAAAGCGTGTCACTGATTGGTTTTACAATCAAATAAGGTCAGATGTGTTTTTAATGAAGTATGAACGTGACAAATACCTTTTTATATGTAATAAAGAAACATTTTACAAGATGCAGGAAAGAAGATTTAATATTTTAGAGCAGATAAAGGAAGTGAATCTGTACAATAAGATAATTCCTACCATAAGCTGTGGTATAGGTATAAGGCAGGATTCTATATTCCAGGCACAAAAGGATGCAAAAACAGCTCTTGACATGGCACTGAGCCGTGGAGGTGACCAGTTTGTAATATTCTATGATGGCAAGTTTGAATTTTATGGTGGTAAAACAAAAGAACATGAAAAACGCTCAAAAGTACGTTCGCGTGTTATGGCACAAACAATAAAAGAAATTGTGAAACATTCTGACAAAATATTTATCATTGGTCATCAGTATTTTGACCTCGATTGTCTGGGTGCAGCTGTAGGTTTGAGCAAGTTATGTTTAAATTTAGGTAAGGAAGTATACATTGTAATTAATTCCTACAATCCTACGATCAGAAACTTTCTTCAGATGCTACTTGATGATCCTCAATACCAGAATATAATAATTGATCAGCAGAAAGCTTTAAAGATGAAGACAAAGACTTCTCTTTTATTTGTAGTAGATACTCAAAGAACAAGTTATGTCGATATGCCACAGATGATTTTGGAATTTGAAAAGATAATTGTAATTGACCATCATAGAAGACCTACCGACTGGATTGAACAGGCTCTTATTTGCTATTCAGAAACATATGCGTCGTCTGTATCTGAACTTGTTGCCGAACTTTTGAGCTATGAAGGAATAAAACTCAAAAAGCTTGAGGCAGAGATACTTTTAGCGGGTATAATGATTGATACAAAAGGATTTACAAAGAATGTTGGTGTGAGAACATTTGAGGTTGCAACATACTTAAGAGAAAATGATGCTTTGCCAGAAGCAATCAAAGAGTATCTTAAGGAGGATTTAGATAGTTATGTTTTAAAGAATCAGCTCATTTCAAACTTGCAAATACTGCATAATAATATCGCGCTTGTTATTGATTATTCACAAGCTTGTCGAGATAATGTTATAATAGCAAAGGTAGCAGATGAACTTTTGAACATAAAAGGAATTGATGCATCATTTGTTGTCTGCAAAATAGAAGATAGTGTTTTGATAAGTGGTCGTTCAAATGGCAAAATAAATGTTCAACTTATATTAGAAAAAATTGGTGGTGGAGGTCATTTAGAAACAGCAGGAGCAAGGCTTGAAAAAATAAGTATTGATGAAGCAAAAGGGGTTCTTGTAAAAGCAATAGAAGAATATATAAATGAAAGCAAAAATTCTTAG
- the rplI gene encoding 50S ribosomal protein L9, with amino-acid sequence MKVVLLQDVKGLGKKDSIVEVNDGYARNYLIPRKLAVPATEGIEKHIKEKKEAEQKKKEKELEVAKDLASKLEKSQIIIKAKAGENGKLFGSITNKEIAEEIKKQLGINIDKKKIELDDPIKLIGSYDVIIRLYQGVVAKLKVHVTAS; translated from the coding sequence ATGAAGGTTGTGCTTCTTCAAGATGTAAAAGGGCTTGGCAAAAAAGATTCAATAGTTGAAGTGAACGATGGATATGCAAGAAACTATTTAATTCCACGAAAACTTGCAGTACCTGCAACAGAAGGGATAGAAAAGCATATAAAAGAAAAGAAAGAAGCTGAACAAAAAAAGAAAGAAAAAGAGCTTGAAGTTGCAAAGGATTTAGCAAGTAAGCTTGAAAAAAGTCAGATTATTATAAAAGCAAAAGCAGGTGAAAATGGCAAACTTTTTGGTTCTATAACAAATAAAGAAATTGCTGAAGAGATAAAAAAACAGCTTGGAATTAATATTGATAAAAAGAAGATAGAGCTCGATGATCCAATAAAGCTTATCGGCAGCTATGATGTTATTATTAGACTATATCAAGGAGTTGTGGCAAAGCTCAAAGTTCATGTGACAGCAAGTTAA